One stretch of Podospora bellae-mahoneyi strain CBS 112042 chromosome 2, whole genome shotgun sequence DNA includes these proteins:
- the TEM1 gene encoding Ras GTPase tem1 (COG:U; EggNog:ENOG503NYD0; BUSCO:EOG092644X6), whose amino-acid sequence MNPPTAFYQEPSNQPEGSPAQFPIADPNTMEQDHAAAHPYSDSALTPTPTYNQAPVELQDDSMAGMEDTVQPTNDYGASDLNGFHDRHHAQSSSGEQHGLGIANSPHVNDNTDPDSTARYGNQPLQQPSLSRPPSGLSGQAPTASSSNAQGVAGDVQNNGRNHVVIKVGMVGDAQIGKTSLMVKYVEGSWDEDYIQTLGVNFMEKTISIRNTEITFSIWDLGGQREFVNMLPLVCNDAVAILFMFDLTRKSTLNSIKEWYRQGRGFNKTAIPVLVGTKYDHFVNLSREEQEEISTQARRFAKAMRAALIFSSTSHSINVQKIFKIVLSKAFDLKCTIPEISNVGEPLLLYQSV is encoded by the exons ATGAATCCCCCTACCGCCTTCTACCAGGAACCCTCCAACCAGCCCGAGGGATCCCCAGCTCAATTCCCCATCGCCGACCCCAACACCATGGAGCAAGATCATGCTGCCGCTCACCCTTACTCAGACTCTGCTCTGACTCCCACCCCTACCTACAACCAAGCCCCAGTCGAGCTGCAGGATGACTCTATGGCCGGAATGGAGGACACAGTTCAGCCTACAAACGACTATGGCGCCTCAGATCTCAATGGCTTCCACGATCGACACCATGCTCAGTCATCCTCTGGCGAACAACATGGTCTCGGAATTGCCAACTCGCCCCATGTGAATGACAACACCGATCCCGACTCGACCGCTCGGTACGGAAACCAGCCATTGCAGCAACCTTCCCTTTCTCGACCCCCATCCGGCCTCTCGGGACAAGCGCCAActgccagcagcagcaatgcaCAAGGGGTGGCCGGTGATGTGCAGAATAATGGCCGCAACCACGTGGTCATCAAGGTTGGCATGGTTGGCGATGCCCAGATTGGCAAGACAAGTCTCATGGTCAAATACGTCGAGGGGTCCTGGGACGAGGACTACATCCAGACTCTGGGTGTCAACTTTATGGAAAAGACAATCAGCATCCGAAACACCGAGATTACCTTCAGCATCTGGGATTTGGGTGGTCAGCGCGAATTTGTCAACATGCTGCCACTGGTGTGCAATGATGCCGTGGCCATCCTGTTCATGTTTGATTTGACTCGCAAGAGCACGTTGAACAGCATCAAGGAGTGGTATCGCCAGGGACGCGGCTTCAACAAGACAGCCATCCCTGTTCTCGTGGGCACAAAGTACGACCACTTCGTGAACTTGTCACgcgaggagcaggaggagataTCGACTCAG GCCCGTCGTTTTGCAAAGGCCATGCGTGCTGCATTGATCTTTAGCAGCACAAGTCACAGTATCAACGTTCAAAAG ATCTTCAAGATTGTGCTCTCCAAAGCTTTTGATCTGAAGTGCACCATTCCTGAAATCAGCAATGTCGGGGAGCCATTGCTGCTCTACCAGTCCGTCTAA
- the GCV3 gene encoding glycine cleavage system H-protein subunit (COG:E; EggNog:ENOG503P4M7; BUSCO:EOG09264SUZ): MASIARCLRAARPSAFAAVRSSASRTVAARPFSATASNEIRKYTKEHEWIDLAADKKTGVIGISEYAAKALGDLVYVELPEEGRTVNKGDAIGAVESVKSAADINAPVSCKITQINLVLEEKPGNLNQVPEDDSHGGGWIAKVQVDEQGLQDFETLMDSEQYNEFTANEDH, from the exons ATGGCCTCCATTGCCCGGTGCCTAAGGGCTGCCCGCCCATCAGCCTTCGCTGCCGTGAGGAGCTCTGCTTCCCGCACCGTTGCTGCCCGCCCATTTTCCGCGACCGCATCCA ACGAGATCAGGAAATACACAAAGGAGCACGAATGGATTGacctcgccgccgacaagAAGACCGGCGTCATCGGCATCAGCGAGTACGCCGCCAAGGCCCTCGGTGACCTCGTCTACGTCGAGCTCCCAGAGGAGGGCAGGACCGTCAACAAGGGCGACGCTATCGGTGCCGTCGAGTCGGTCAAGAGTGCCGCCGACATCAACGCCCCCGTGAGCTGCAAGATTACCCAGATCAACCTCGTGCTCGAGGAGAAGCctggcaacctcaaccaggTCCCTGAGGATGACTcccacggcggcggctggaTCGCCAAGGTCCAGGTTGACGAGCAGGGCCTCCAGGATTTTGAGACCCTCATGGACTCTGAGCAGTACAACGAGTTTACTGCCAACGAGGACCACTAA
- a CDS encoding hypothetical protein (EggNog:ENOG503NVVP; COG:S), producing the protein MASTIPTNPSPQTLNILLQKIGDPDPDFRFMALNDILTVFNIARTDFLTHDYNTSARTVDAIVKALDDTNGEVQGQAIKCIGPMVQKITDQLYIPMMEKLATLKLKNSQDTSIPSLAMRAMVAALPRPVPGVSNSQVLEAYSAISKALIPRLIGRSGSTPGLLATENESSDYVDVLIEVVKSFGPMLQIYEIEVIHNSIVTLMENEKGNSVLKKRAVVAISMLAHYLADDHLAQFIKRAIHVLNHPSLTGVTRRLYITVLGSMARSVPQRLGKHLPELAPILLRALSEEELEAQLEEISEGGEASLEFSEVREAALVALEAFLASCPNQMRPYTDESIEACLRYLRFDPNYALDDDEDMEDEEEEDDGFDDDDEIEADGGFDDDDDASWKTRRCAAKALHTLISTRSSGDLLDSGVLYTKVAPALVKRFDEREENVRLEVLSAMALLIRKTGEGVIPEFSLESPSEFVHQQPPSRKRRRQSSAGGASALANMIAPASLAGTGLASPTLEKVPATGPRADLAALTPSIIKSLAKLLKGKLIPTKQASINLLDDIITVQRGGLGQYFDQIFGPIIEAIKPSSVASTSASLTSAGGSASATATTLRIAALRLTSDIVKNHSSAVLQPHLPSLVTGLVSVAHDRFYKISSEAIQTAEEVVKAITPPRSRLTAQKFKGELQKLYDVIIDRIRDNDADAEVRQKAIHALGTLLARTTGNEGSGLLSEDKRKAALGFLLERLRNETTRIAAVRAIDTVAAYSLGSIQLEPEWIRQVAHELAAQLRKANRALRGSSIVALKHLILSPSTKGTLDPDSAQAIVNALIPVITSNDAQLLAPGLLILAHLTQEMPQVVITPQLVTVICGLVKTTVPGTVLDSLLILVTNAGQAGQGKSLMQGLLRDVGVAGDPSVVGKVIGTLLVASGDSAGVQLDNFVSEVKNNTQDQARASLALAVIGEAGLRLGASFPVPPELFLNQFSNEYDKVSLAAAVALGRAGAGNVSVYLPVILQAMGKKGNTQYLLLQSIKEILQQAALSSTDISRYSGTIWDHILALTDAEDNKAVCAECAGRMVIIDPKTYMPKLEALLKDKSPVLRATAVQALRYTLPDDNEAFDAVLRSSLFDMLKTVLEDPELEIRRHALSTLNSAAHNKPELIMGRFNQLIPYVMKETVINPDLIREVTLGPYKHKIDDGLEVRKVAYETLYALMETAFSRISIIDLYDRIIAGLSDEHDIRALCNLIVSKLVYLDSAETIRRLDPIAAAFRATLSTKLKNTAVKQEIEKQAEANRAVLRVTLLLGDKLKSELATAGGAATGGHEVWTSYWDWVNKDFNEQLKAVREEIKSLSWNTISASS; encoded by the exons ATGGCGAGCACAATCCCCACGAACCCGAGCCCTCAGACGCTCAATATTCTTCTCCAGAAGATCGGTGATCCCGACCCAGATTTCCGGTTCATGGCACTGAACGACATCCTGACCGTTTTCAACATTGCGCGGACCGACTTTTTGACCCACGACTATAACACATCGGCGCGGACAGTCGATGCTATCGTGAAAGCACTGGATGATACCAATGGGGAAGTCCAGGGCCAGGCCATCAAATGTATCGGCCCTATGGTGCAGAAAATCACAGACCAGCTCTACATTCCCATGATGGAGAAGCTGGCAACCCTGAAGCTCAAAAACTCACAGGATACCTCGATCCCATCTCTTGCCATGCGGGCCATGGTGGccgccctcccccgcccAGTACCTGGCGTGTCCAACAGCCAGGTGCTCGAAGCCTATTCGGCTATCAGTAAGGCTTTGATCCCAAGGCTCATTGGCCGCAGTGGTTCTACGCCGGGGCTGTTGGCCACCGAAAACGAATCTTCCGACTACGTTGACGTTCTGATCGAGGTTGTCAAGTCTTTCGGACCCATGCTTCAAATTTACGAAATTGAAGTTATTCACAACTCGATCGTTACCCTCATGGAGAATGAAAAGGGCAATTCTGTGCTTAAGAagcgggcggtggtggccatTTCTATGCTCGCCCACTACCTAGCGGACGACCATCTAGCGCAATTTATCAAGCGTGCCATTCATGTTCTCAACCATCCTAGCCTGACGGGAGTCACCCGTCGTCTCTACATCACGGTTCTCGGCTCCATGGCTCGCTCAGTACCTCAGCGGCTCGGGAAACACCTTCCAGAACTGGCACCAATCCTTCTTCGTGCTTTGAGTGAGGAAGAATTGGAGGCGCAACTTGAGGAGATCAGCGAGGGCGGGGAAGCGAGCTTGGAGTTCAGCGAAGTTCGCGAGGCTGCGTTGGTAGCTCTAGAAGCCTTTCTCGCCAGTTGTCCCAACCAGATGCGCCCCTATACCGACGAATCCATTGAGGCTTGCCTCCGCTATCTCAGATTCGACCCCAACTATGCGCtagacgatgacgaagatatggaggatgaagaagaggaggacgatgggttcgatgacgatgacgagatCGAGGCCGATGGCGGTttcgacgatgacgacgatgccAGTTGGAAGACTAGAAGGTGTGCTGCAAAGGCGTTGCATACGTTGATCTCAACTCGTAGCAGCGGCGATCTGCTTGACAGCGGAGTGCTCTACACCAAGGTGGCGCCAGCTCTAGTGAAGAGATTCGACGAGCGCGAAGAGAATGTACGACTGGAAGTCCTCTCCGCCATGGCTCTGCTCATTCGCAAGACCGGGGAGGGCGTCATCCCTGAGTTCTCCCTTGAAAGCCCCAGCGAATTCGTTCATCAGCAGCCTCCGAGCAGGAAACGGAGACGGCAAAGCAGTGCAGGCGGGGCTTCAGCGTTGGCTAATATGATCGCACCCGCAAGCCTCGCCGGAACCGGGCTTGCCTCGCCAACATTGGAGAAGGTGCCAGCAACAGGACCTCGTGCCGATCTTGCTGCTCTCACCCCTTCCATCATCAAGTCACTCGCCAAGCTGCTCAAAGGAAAGCTTATCCCCACCAAACAGGCGTctatcaacctcctcgacgaTATCATCACTGTGCAGAGAGGTGGCCTTGGGCAGTATTTCGACCAAATCTTTGGTCCTATCATTGAGGCTATAAAGCCCTCCAGCGTTGCCTCTACTTCGGCGTCGCTCACTTCTGCTGGAGGAAGTGCTTCCGCCACTGCAACCACACTGCGAATCGCTGCTTTGCGTCTCACCAGCGATATTGTGAAGAATCACTCGTCGGCTGTGCTTCAGCCCCATCTCCCCAGCCTAGTCACGGGCCTGGTGTCTGTGGCCCACGACCGCTTCTACAAGATCTCCAGTGAGGCTATCCAGACGGCCGAGGAAGTGGTGAAAGCCATTACACCCCCTCGCTCCCGACTGACCGCGCAAAAGTTCAAGGGTGAACTTCAAAAGCTGTACGACGTCATCATCGACCGGATCAGAGACAATGACGCTGATGCCGAGGTTCGTCAAAAGGCCATCCACGCCCTCGGTACTCTTTTGGCTAGAACCACAGGGAACGAAGGCTCTGGTTTGCTATCGGAGGACAAGCGCAAGGCTGCCTTGGGATTCTTGCTTGAGCGCTTGAGAAATGAGACCACCAGGATAGCTGCGGTCCGAGCCATCGATACTGTGGCCGCGTACTCGCTTGGTTCTATTCAGCTTGAGCCGGAATGGATCCGTCAGGTCGCCCATGAACTTGCTGCCCAGTTAAGAAAAGCGAACCGGGCCCTGCGTGGCTCGAGCATCGTCGCTCTGAAGCATCTCATCCTTTCCCCCTCGACCAAGGGCACTCTTGACCCAGATTCCGCTCAGGCCATCGTTAATGCGCTTATACCTGTCATTACCAGCAACGATGCTCAGCTTCTGGCCCCTggtcttctcatcctcgcgCACCTGACCCAAGAGATGCCCCAGGTTGTTATCACCCCACAGCTTGTGACCGTCATCTGCGGCCTGGTCAAGACAACAGTCCCAGGCACGGTGCTCGACTCCTTGTTGATACTGGTGACCAACGCTGGTCAGGCTGGCCAAGGCAAGTCCTTGATGCAAGGGCTGCTTAGGGACGTTGGTGTCGCTGGTGACCCTTCTGTGGTCGGCAAGGTCATTGGCACTTTGCTCGTGGCCAGCGGGGACTCAGCCGGTGTCCAGCTCGATAACTTTGTGAGCGAGGTGAAGAATAACACCCAGGACCAAGCCAGGGCCAGCTTGGCTCTTGCTGTGATCGGTGAGGCAGGATTGAGACTTGGTGCGAGCTTCCCGGTGCCGCCGGAACTTTTCCTGAACCAGTTCAGCAACGAGTATGACAAGGTCTCGTTGGCTGCCGCTGTCGCACTTGGACGAGCTGGTGCTGGGAACGTCTCTGTGTATCTTCCCGTCATCCTGCAGGCGATGGGCAAGAAGGGCAACACTCAGTACCTACTGCTTCAATCTATCAAGGAAATCCTGCAGCAAGCGGCGCTGTCCTCAACGGATATCAGCCGGTACTCCGGCACCATTTGGGACCATATTTTGGCCTTGACGGATGCCGAGGACAACAAGGCAGTCTGCGCCGAATGCGCGGGTCGCATGGTCATCATTGACCCCAAGACGTATATGCCGAAGCTTGAG GCTCTACTCAAGGACAAGTCGCCTGTGCTGAGGGCCACTGCCGTCCAGGCTTTGAGATACACACTGCCAGACGATAATGAGGCCTTTGACGCGGTCCTTAGATCGTCGCTCTTTGACATGCTCAAGACTGTCCTCGAAGATCCCGAGTTGGAGATTCGCCGTCATGCCCTGTCTACCCTCAACTCTGCCGCCCACAACAAGCCCGAGCTGATCATGGGCCGTTTCAACCAGTTGATTCCTTATGTCATGAAGGAGACGGTCATCAACCCTGACCTCATCAGGGAGGTGACCCTGGGCCCTTACAAGCACAAGATCGACGACGGCTTGGAGGTCCGCAAGGTAGCATACGAGACGTTGTATGCGCTCATGGAGACGGCCTTCTCACGGATTTCTATCATTGATCTCTACGACCGCATCATTGCCGGTCTCTCTGACGAGCACGATATCCGTGCGCTCTGCAACCTCATAGTGTCCAAGCTTGTTTATCTCGACTCGGCTGAGACGATCCGCCGGTTGGATCCTATTGCCGCGGCCTTTAGGGCTACACTCTCGACTAAGCTCAAGAACACGGCGGTCAAGcaggagattgagaagcaGGCCGAGGCCAACCGGGCGGTGCTCCGCGTGACTTTGCTGCTTGGTGACAAGCTCAAGTCGGAGCTGGCGACGGCGGGCGGTGCGGCGACTGGCGGGCATGAGGTGTGGACTAGCTATTGGGATTGGGTCAACAAGGACTTCAATGAGCAGCTCAAGGctgtgagggaggagattaAGAGTTTGTCTTGGAATACTATTAGTGCTTCGTCTTAG
- the HEM3_2 gene encoding porphobilinogen deaminase (EggNog:ENOG50KOG2892; COG:H), which yields MAHHCHTPIHRHPTNAWQAGLCEPGKGGLCPRSCFIGFDQFGRNNYRLNRAAHNDDPLDMKKYKGCNEKCWNCCLLCTFTLSIGSGVYVGKQTHHIRKTYGIQGKYSDDIAQGIFCQPCSLIRNELEVKKREELRDRVIMMQQTGPVPIGEGPEGFRALYTMAPVMQGYRAEPRMSASHSHVDEERGENGQREVALFPREQLPEIPNVGSPLDPFARRNEALTPITERDSTEEGGRCRGGENEEGELRFWLQKGRDEKGERFCACESKKGRKGKRGKRGGSTLPGKGHAVCGNCGEKKKVIVLPVEEGLEQATQLVQEATNILAGMDRNSPNRGVLQIQPGEVFVSEPETPARLRRATVTDHGISADVEVPHSNHSSRNHSLSIDIRVPDRRESVQRHSLGQDPKVVQLVIDPRDHLIEADIRVQEIAARAREHSFSLDPNVGVREERPRGHSLREDEIVDVDLEEAAEVERVEGEHGLKEDVKVGDKGLDLKEHGLGGDQRVDSPVHKAREHTISRDSWVPTPTSRAFAHGIHLDEKVPVPELQRLNVEHDLSQDRKVLTPSPGREYQQHDLRADLQVKSPAPSPVKGHEMGHDVRVMESWADQLRVKEHTIGEDERVASPAPGKRRAPEHLLAEDAKVGQRAHQLLEHFLEDDRKTIRGSSRGSNRKENGNGK from the exons ATGGCTCACCACTGCcacacccccatccaccgccacccaACCAACGCCTGGCAAGCCGGCCTCTGCGAACCAGGCAAAGGCGGCCTCTGCCCCCGCTCCTGCTTCATCGGCTTTGACCAGTTCGGCAGAAACAACTACCGCCTCAACCGCGCAGCCCACAATGACGACCCCCTCGACATGAAGAAATACAAAGGCTGCAACGAGAAATGCTGGAACTGCTGCCTCCTCTGCACCTTCACCCTCA GCATCGGCAGCGGAGTCTACGTAGGCAAACAAACCCACCACATCCGCAAAACCTACGGCATCCAAGGCAAATACTCTGACGACATTGCCCAAGGCATCTTTTGCCAGCCGTGCTCGCTGATCAGGAACGAGTTggaggtcaagaagagggaggagctgagggataGGGTTATTATGATGCAGCAGACTGGGCCGGTGCCGATAGGGGAGGGGCCGGAGGGGTTTAGAGCTTTGTATACCATGGCACCGGTTATGCAAGGGTATAGGGCTGAGCCGAGGATGAGTGCTTCTCATTCTCATGTTGatgaagagaggggggagaacgggcagagggaggtggcgctTTTTCCAAGGGAGCAGTTGCCTGAGATTCCGAATGTGGGGAGTCCATTGGATCCGTTTGCGAGGAGGAATGAGGCTTTGACGCCGATAACTGAGAGGGATAGtacggaggagggtgggagatgtagagggggggagaatgaggagggggagttgaggttttggttgcagaaggggagggatgagaagggggagaggttttgTGCTTGTGAGtcgaagaaggggaggaagggaaagagggggaagaggggggggtcGACGCTGCCTGGGAAGGGTCATGCTGTCTGTGGTAATTgtggggagaagaaaaaggtgaTTGTTTTGCCGGTGGAAGAGGGGCTCGAGCAGGCGACACAGCTGGTTCAAGAGGCTACGAATATTTTGGCGGGGATGGACAGGAACTCACCTAACCGGGGGGTGTTGCAGATTCAGCCCGGGGAAGTGTTTGTTTCTGAACCGGAGACGccggcgaggttgaggagggctACTGTGACGGATCATGGCATCAGTGCTGATGTTGAGGTTCCTCATAGTAATCACTCGTCGAGGAATCACAGTCTTAGTATTGACATTCGGGTGCCGGATCGGAGGGAGAGTGTCCAGAGGCATTCTCTTGGGCAGGATCCGAAGGTTGTGCAGTTGGTTATTGATCCGAGGGATCATCTCATTGAGGCTGATATCAGGGTTCAGGAGATTGCTGCTCGGGCTCGGGAGCACAGTTTTAGTCTTGATCCTAATGTTGGGGTACGAGAGGAGAGACCGAGAGGGCATAgtttgagggaggatgagattgttgatgttgatttggaggaggcggccgAGGTTGAGAGGGTAGAGGGAGAGCATGGTTTGAAGGAGGATGTCAAGGTTGGTGATAAGGGGTTGGATCTGAAGGAGCATGGGCTTGGAGGGGACCAGAGGGTGGATTCACCGGTTCACAAGGCCAGGGAGCACACCATTTCCAGAGACAGCTGGGTGCCGACTCCGACTTCGAGGGCTTTTGCTCATGGGATTCATCTTGACGAGAAGGTGCCTGTGCCGGAACTGCAGAGGCTGAATGTCGAGCATGATCTGAGTCAGGATCGGAAGGTTTTGACACCGAGCCCGGGGCGGGAGTATCAACAGCATGATTTACGTGCCGATCTTCAGGTCAAGAGTCCTGCGCCTTCTCCAGTGAAGGGGCACGAGATGGGGCATGATGTGCGGGTTATGGAGAGTTGGGCTGATCagttgagggtgaaggagCATAcgattggggaggatgagagggttgcttctcctgcccctgggaagaggagggcgcCGGAGCATTTGCTGGCGGAGGATGCCAAAGTGGGCCAGAGGGCGCATCAGTTGTTGGAGCACTTTTTGGAGGATGATAGGAAGACTATTCGGGGGAGCAGTCGGGGGAGTAATCGGAAGGAGAATGGAAATGGGAAGTAA
- the HEM3_1 gene encoding porphobilinogen deaminase (BUSCO:EOG09262YP5; COG:H; EggNog:ENOG503NU7D), which translates to MTEEYTVKIGTRRSALALAQTDLVIAALSKSAGPSVKFEVHSMATMGDRDKTTPLPSLGKGLWTSELEAKLVNKEVDVIVHSLKDMPTSLPDGCVLGAVTQREDARDVVVFPRRQGGKYKALKDLPEGSVVGTSSVRRAAQLKRSYKGLIFKDVRGNIDTRLAKCDDENGGYNAIILAAAGLLRLGYDERIGQYLESSTEGGGLLHAVGQGALGLEIREGDEKIAELIKAAVDEDTMMAAFAERSVMRTLEGGCSVPIGVETKWVEDEGEKKLRLKVAVVSLDGKKAVDGERTEKIANLEEAEALGKSLAEKLAREGAQEILDAINKLRESAPGALKVSDA; encoded by the coding sequence ATGACCGAAGAATACACCGTCAAGATCGGCACCCGCCGCTCGGCCCTCGCGCTGGCCCAGACCGACCTCGTCATCGCCGCGCTCTCAAAGTCGGCCGGTCCGTCGGTCAAGTTTGAGGTTCACTCCATGGCTACCATGGGGGACAGGGACAAGACTACCCCTTTGCCGTCgctggggaaggggttgtggaCTAGTGAATTGGAGGCGAAGCTGGTGAAcaaggaggtggatgttATTGTGCACTCGCTCAAGGACATGCCGACGAGCCTGCCGGACGGGTGTGTTCTCGGGGCGGTTAcgcagagggaggatgcgagggatgtggttgtttttcCGAGGCGTCAGGGGGGGAAATATAAGGCGCTGAAGGACCTGCCTGAGGGGTCGGTGGTGGGGACTAGCagtgtgaggagggcggcgcaGCTCAAGAGGAGCTATAAGGGGTTAATTTTTAAGGATGTGAGGGGGAACATTGATACTAGGTTGGCAAagtgtgatgatgagaatggggGGTATAATGCTATTattttggcggcggcggggttgttgaggttggggtatGATGAAAGGATTGGGCAGTATCTGGAAAGCTCgacggagggaggggggttgttgcaTGCTGTGGGCCAgggggcgttggggttggagattagggagggggatgagaagATTGCCGAGTTGATCAAAGCTgcggtggatgaggataCTATGATGGCGGCTTTTGCGGAGAGAAGTGTGATGAGGACGTTGGAGGGCGGGTGCTCGGTGCCGATTGGGGTTGAGACGaagtgggtggaggatgagggggagaagaagctgaggtTGAAGGTTGCGGTTGTCAGCCTGGATGGCAAAAAGGctgtggatggggagaggacAGAGAAGATTGCGAatttggaggaggccgaggctcTTGGGAAGAGCTTGGCTGAGAAGCTGGCCAGGGAGGGTGCTCAGGAGATTCTTGATGCTATCAACAAGCTTCGTGAATCGGCGCCGGGTGCGCTCAAGGTCAGCGATGCTTAG
- a CDS encoding hypothetical protein (EggNog:ENOG503PWRT; COG:S), producing MTKMLSLVLLLFASLSGAQDNTPLPLPSPTSTTSVTVPWSSIPVPPAATGTVWSSTSAPTSAPAVSGGSGAATGQGAVCGKGFTYCGYILRDHQGFAEADIVKSYCSASKENCLDGKTKTDPIQALYVCVPPDNSTTTLSLTSNISPNSNPYANSDDGSSSHSSFLRSLFSGFGSNNNKLHPRGFNNKKRQAPVAGAGGGSSCSLTDTPGNKIELLCSCGGTCLNPDKDHIGRCDAPCN from the exons ATGACCAAGATGTTGTCACTCGTCTTACTGCTGTTCGCTTCTTTGTCTGGGGCACAGGATAACACTCCTCTTCCTTTGCCCTCGCCGACTTCGACGACGTCTGTTACGGTGCCGTGGTCAAGCATCCCCGTGCCTCCGGCGGCGACAGGAACGGTGTGGTCTTCTACTTCGGCACCTACATCTGCTCCTGCGGTCTCCGGCGGCAGCGGTGCCGCCACTGGTCAGGGGGCGGTttgtgggaaggggtttaCGTATTGTGGGTATATCTTGAGGGATCATCAAG GCTTCGCCGAAGCAGACATAGTAAAATCCTACTGCTCCGCCTCCAAAGAAAACTGCCTCGACGGCAAGACCAAAACCGACCCCATCCAAGCCCTCTACGTCTGCGTCCCCCCCGacaactccaccaccaccttgtccctcacctccaacatctccccaaactccaaccccTACGCTAACTCCGACgacggctcctcctcccattcttcctTTCTCAGATCACTCTTTTCCGGTTTTGgtagcaacaacaacaagctccaCCCCCgcggcttcaacaacaaaaagagaCAAGCCCCCGTCGCCGGCGCaggcggcggcagctccTGCAGCCTGACCGACACCCCGGGCAACAAGATCGAGCTGCTCTGCAGTTGCGGAGGGACTTGTCTGAATCCCGACAAGGATCATATCGGGAGGTGTGATGCTCCGTGTAACTGA